The Heyndrickxia acidicola sequence GAATCAAATGTTATTTGAACGACTTCGTAGTGGCCAGTTTTTCCTGTCTTAACCTGCTCATAGGTTGGATTCTCAATGTGGCCTCCAGCGTATCCTGAAACAACCTTATGAATACCTTCCCACTGATCAAAGGGTTTTACCATGCACCAAAAGCATCCACCCGCAAAGGTAGCTTTTTCTAATTTTCCTGCCATTTTGTAATCCTCCATTTATTTAAATGATATATTCGATAGTAACATGTGATTATCAATTCGACAATTTTCACGTTTCTGCTTTACTATAATTATATAGTGTAAATTAGCTATTCGTATTGTGCCAAACATATTTGAAGATTATGTGAATATCCTTAAACCTATAAATTTATCCTAATAAGCCAATTGTTTTTTAATTCAAATTTTTGATGAGGAAAATGTATATTTTTTTAATTATGTTAGTAAGGGGGAATTGCACAGATGGCAGACAGCATAACCCAAATTGAAGTTGAGGCACCTATAGATACAATTTGGAGGTTTATTGAATCAATGGATAATTGGGCTCCTTTAGTTCCCGGATATATTGCACACGAAGTTGTGAGCGAGAAAGAGTCCAGGTGGCTCTTTACAGGGGAATTTGGACTTATACGAAAAAAAATAGATTTGAATGTCTTTATTACGAGCCTTTCGGCACCTAACACAGTCCGGTTTTCATTAAAGGATAAAAGTGAAAAGCTGATGGGGACGGGTTTTTTTGAAGCATACGATGCAGAACCGAACAAGACAATTATGACAGGGTGCTTGGAAATGAATGCTAAAGGTGCAAAAGGCCCTATGATAAATGCATTTTTACATTCCAGGCTTCCTATAATCTCTAAAGAATTTACTGAAGCTGTAGCCAATAAAATTCTGGAGCTCACTCGAACATAAAATTTGTGCCGAATCTTTCATGTAGGGAGTTTTAAAGATAATTTTCTAT is a genomic window containing:
- a CDS encoding CoxG family protein — encoded protein: MADSITQIEVEAPIDTIWRFIESMDNWAPLVPGYIAHEVVSEKESRWLFTGEFGLIRKKIDLNVFITSLSAPNTVRFSLKDKSEKLMGTGFFEAYDAEPNKTIMTGCLEMNAKGAKGPMINAFLHSRLPIISKEFTEAVANKILELTRT